Proteins encoded by one window of Sardina pilchardus chromosome 7, fSarPil1.1, whole genome shotgun sequence:
- the tpk2 gene encoding thiamin pyrophosphokinase 2, with product MTASLSSWPEKMLQLLRRMNNFYLPGSTLNSCMRFEVEGEQVGWLQPKIASILSRFPDVFTSHSGAIAIHSSLDSYAKRSEAIDQVLQKLRKDESLTCLKGWRNEKYSVMPRFCDTPLMCMERSATSLFGVKRYGVHLNGYSWDDSGRLCMWLGRRSPTKQTYPGRLDNLAAGGLAADCGVKHTMVKECEEEACIPASIAEKACPVGTVSYTYEDHEGVFPECQFVFDLELPLDFKPQIGDGEVQNFYFYPIEKVKELLVTDEFKPNCAMVVLDFLIRHSIIQPDTEPYYHEFVAGLHRTV from the exons ATGACAGCGTCGTTGTCATCTTGGCCGGAGAAAATGCTGCAACTGCTTCGCCGAATGAACAACTTTTACTTGCCAG GATCTACTTTGAACAGCTGTATGCGATTTGAAGTGGAAGGGGAGCAAGTCGGGTGGCTGCAGCCGAAAATAGCTTCCATCTTGAGCCGTTTTCCCGATGTGTTTACATCTCACAGTGGCGCTATCGCTATTCACTCCTCTCTCGACTCATACGCAAAGAGGTCAGAGGCCATTGACCAGGTTTTGCAAAAACTGAGGAAAGATGAGTCACTTACATGCCTGAAAGGCTGGAGAAACGAG AAATATTCTGTCATGCCGAGATTCTGTGACACTCCTCTGATGTGCATGGAGAGGTCAGCCACAA GTCTGTTTGGAGTGAAGCGCTATGGGGTTCACCTCAATGGATACAGTTGGGATGACAGTGGAAGGCTCTGCATGTGGTTAGGCCGGCGCTCACCAACAAAGCAAACATACCCAGGGAGACTGGATAACCTG GCGGCAGGAGGCCTGGCTGCAGACTGTGGAGTCAAACATACGATGGTCAAGGAGTGTGAAGAGGAGGCTTGCATCCCAGCAAGCATTGCAGAGAAAGCATGCCCTGTTGGCACTGTGAG CTATACCTATGAGGACCATGAAGGTGTGTTTCCGGAGTGCCAGTTTGTGTTTGACCTGGAGCTTCCTCTAGACTTCAAGCCTCAGATCGGGGATGGGGAAGTGCAAAATTTCTACTTCTACCCCATAGAGAAG GTTAAAGAGCTTCTGGTCACTGATGAATTCAAGCCAAACTGTGCCATGGTGGTACTTGACTTTCTGATCAGACACTCCATCATACAGCCAGATACag AGCCTTACTACCACGAGTTTGTCGCTGGATTGCACAGGACGGTGTGA
- the LOC134087330 gene encoding rho-related GTP-binding protein RhoA-C-like, which produces MAAIRKKLVIVGDGACGKTCLLIVFSKDQFPEVYVPTVFENYVADIEVDGKQVELALWDTAGQEDYDRLRPLSYPDTDVILMCFSIDSPDSLENIPEKWTPEVKHFCPNVPIILVGNKKDLRNDEHTRRELAKMKQEPVKQEEARDMAVRINAFGYLECSAKTKDGVREVFELATRAALQAKKRSKKSACLLL; this is translated from the exons ATGGCGGCCATCCGGAAGAAGTTAGTCATTGTTGGAGATGGTGCATGTGGGAAGACTTGTTTGCTTATAGTTTTCAGCAAAGACCAGTTTCCTGAAGTGTATGTCCCTACTGTATTTGAAAACTATGTTGCTGACATCGAAGTTGATGGGAAACAG GTGGAGCTGGCTCTGTGGGATACAGCAGGCCAGGAGGACTACGACAGACTGCGGCCCCTGTCTTACCCTGACACAGACGTCATACTCATGTGCTTCTCCATAGATAGCCCAGACAGTTTGG AGAACATTCCAGAGAAGTGGACTCCGGAGGTCAAACACTTCTGTCCGAACGTCCCCATCATTCTGGTGGGCAACAAGAAAGATCTGCGCAACGACGAGCACACACGCCGGGAACTAGCAAAGATGAAACAG GAACCTGTTAAACAAGAAGAGGCCAGGGACATGGCCGTTCGCATCAATGCCTTTGGCTACCTGGAGTGCTCAGCCAAGACGAAGGATGGCGTCAGGGAGGTGTTTGAATTGGCCACTAGGGCGGCGCTGCAAGCCAAGAAGCGCAGCAAAAAGAGTGCCTGCCTCTTATTATAG